The Candidatus Hydrogenedentota bacterium genome has a window encoding:
- a CDS encoding pyridoxal-phosphate dependent enzyme — MNSLFTRYPRLAETLPHLPLGDFPTPVAPLLRVGGQIGVPHLYVKRDDLSAALYGGNKVRKLEFLLARALRDGRKWVMTFGAAGSNHALATVLYAREAGLRGISMLIPQPNARYVRRNLLMSYVAGAELHHSGGVVSVVFASLYHYLRHAVRDGRFPMLIPPGGTSPLGVVGFVAAAFELREQIEAGLVPEPDRLYVASGTMGTAMGLLLGVVAADMRARVVAVRVTPPQFTSMRKARRLFRAANRLLHEAAPSFPLFPFPEERLEFRDEFYGGEYARYTEEGMRAVRLAREQEGLAIEGTYTGKTFAAILADAAAARLSGQTVLFWNTYNSRDFGPAIATADYRLLPPSVHRYFEEDVQPLDR; from the coding sequence ATGAATAGCCTGTTTACGCGCTACCCGCGGCTCGCGGAAACGCTGCCGCACTTGCCTTTGGGCGATTTCCCAACGCCCGTGGCGCCGCTGCTGCGCGTGGGCGGGCAAATCGGCGTGCCCCATCTCTACGTGAAGCGCGACGACCTCAGCGCGGCGCTCTACGGCGGGAATAAGGTGCGCAAGCTCGAATTCCTGCTCGCAAGGGCGCTGCGCGACGGCCGGAAATGGGTCATGACCTTCGGCGCCGCCGGTTCGAACCACGCGCTTGCGACGGTCCTGTACGCGCGCGAGGCGGGGCTGCGCGGCATCTCGATGCTGATCCCGCAGCCGAACGCGCGTTACGTCCGGCGCAATCTGCTCATGAGCTACGTTGCGGGCGCGGAACTGCACCATAGCGGCGGTGTGGTCTCCGTCGTGTTCGCCTCGCTCTACCACTACCTCCGGCACGCGGTCCGTGACGGGCGTTTCCCCATGCTGATTCCGCCGGGCGGCACCTCGCCTCTGGGCGTGGTTGGCTTTGTCGCGGCCGCCTTCGAACTGCGCGAACAGATTGAGGCGGGCCTGGTCCCCGAGCCGGACCGGCTCTATGTCGCGTCGGGGACCATGGGCACCGCAATGGGCCTGCTGCTTGGCGTTGTCGCGGCGGACATGCGCGCGCGCGTCGTGGCGGTGCGCGTCACGCCGCCTCAGTTCACCTCGATGCGCAAGGCACGCAGACTCTTTCGTGCCGCGAACCGCCTGTTGCATGAGGCGGCCCCGTCATTCCCCCTGTTTCCGTTTCCGGAAGAGCGTCTGGAATTCCGTGACGAGTTCTACGGCGGAGAGTACGCGCGCTACACGGAAGAGGGCATGCGCGCCGTGCGGCTGGCCCGCGAACAGGAAGGACTCGCCATTGAGGGCACCTACACGGGGAAGACGTTTGCCGCCATCCTGGCGGATGCGGCGGCAGCACGGTTGAGCGGTCAGACAGTCCTCTTCTGGAATACGTACAATTCCCGCGATTTCGGCCCGGCCATCGCAACCGCTGACTACCGGCTCCTGCCGCCTTCCGTTCACCGGTACTTCGAAGAGGACGTTCAGCCGCTCGACCGCTGA
- a CDS encoding fumarylacetoacetate hydrolase family protein, with amino-acid sequence MKIGVANVDGIRTLVAPLDGFWVDISRAYHGYQRIIDYIDGQVMHGIEEMLARGLLTRSFLDRVFDFLQKPGMLCEYKLREEPTLLQPLRPNKIIAVGRNFRGFIEAGGYDVPDEPVFHAKASTVCIGPGTPIIVKERYGRVDHEGELAVLIGKHAQDVQPEQAREYIAGYTLLNDITARDIQRRDIERGYPWYRSKNLATFCPLGPVVALPEGLPWPIEIDIEVRVNGAVRQRANTREFLFDFPQLLSAVTQFIPLEPGDLLSTGTSEGSGPIAPGDIVEVSSPEIGALRNPVVSGGT; translated from the coding sequence ATGAAGATCGGAGTGGCGAATGTCGACGGGATCCGGACGCTTGTGGCGCCGCTGGACGGGTTCTGGGTAGACATATCTCGCGCGTATCACGGATACCAGCGCATAATCGACTATATCGACGGCCAAGTCATGCACGGCATCGAGGAGATGCTGGCACGAGGGTTGCTCACGCGGTCCTTTCTTGACCGCGTTTTCGACTTCTTGCAGAAGCCTGGCATGCTTTGCGAATACAAGTTGCGCGAGGAGCCCACGCTGCTGCAACCGCTGCGGCCCAACAAAATCATCGCCGTCGGCCGCAATTTCCGCGGCTTTATCGAGGCGGGCGGCTATGATGTCCCCGATGAGCCTGTCTTTCATGCAAAAGCGTCCACCGTTTGCATCGGCCCCGGCACCCCCATCATCGTGAAAGAGCGCTATGGGCGCGTCGACCACGAGGGGGAACTGGCCGTGCTCATTGGAAAACACGCTCAGGACGTGCAACCGGAGCAGGCGCGGGAGTACATCGCGGGGTATACTCTGCTCAACGACATCACGGCGCGGGATATCCAGCGGCGGGACATCGAGCGGGGGTATCCCTGGTACCGTTCCAAGAACCTGGCCACGTTTTGTCCGCTCGGGCCCGTGGTAGCCCTGCCGGAAGGGCTTCCGTGGCCGATCGAAATCGATATCGAGGTGCGCGTGAACGGCGCTGTAAGGCAGCGCGCCAATACCCGGGAGTTCCTTTTCGACTTTCCCCAACTCCTGTCCGCTGTGACGCAGTTCATTCCCCTCGAACCCGGAGACCTGCTTTCCACGGGCACCTCCGAAGGCTCGGGGCCCATCGCGCCGGGAGATATTGTCGAAGTCAGCTCGCCGGAGATTGGCGCGCTGCGCAATCCGGTCGTGTCCGGCGGCACGTGA